The Niastella koreensis GR20-10 genome includes a window with the following:
- a CDS encoding carbon-nitrogen hydrolase — translation MTKVKIGLVQMSCTNDKEANLQKAIEKVREAAAKGAQIVCLQELFTSLYFCDVEDYENFKLAEPIPGPSTDSLSKVAAETGVVIIASLFEKRAQGLYHNTTAVLDADGTYLGKYRKMHIPDDPAYYEKFYFTPGDLGYKVFKTKFATIGVLICWDQWYPEAARITSLMGAEILFYPTAIGWATSQDDATNTEQYNAWQTIQRSHAVANGVHVVSVNRVGLEQNGLMKFWGGSFVANPFGTVMYQASPDKEEVHVMELNTELSDRYRTHWPFMRDRRIDSYQPITKRYIDED, via the coding sequence ATGACAAAAGTAAAAATAGGCCTGGTGCAAATGAGCTGCACCAACGATAAAGAGGCTAACCTGCAAAAAGCAATTGAAAAAGTACGTGAGGCGGCAGCCAAAGGTGCGCAGATCGTTTGTTTGCAGGAGTTATTCACCTCGTTGTATTTCTGCGATGTGGAAGATTACGAAAACTTTAAACTGGCGGAGCCTATTCCCGGACCTTCTACCGATTCACTAAGCAAAGTGGCTGCAGAAACCGGTGTGGTGATCATTGCTTCTTTGTTTGAAAAAAGAGCACAGGGACTTTATCACAATACAACCGCGGTGCTGGATGCCGATGGCACTTACCTGGGCAAGTACCGCAAAATGCATATCCCTGATGATCCGGCGTACTACGAGAAATTCTATTTTACGCCCGGCGACCTGGGATATAAAGTATTCAAAACAAAATTTGCCACCATTGGGGTGCTTATTTGCTGGGATCAATGGTATCCCGAAGCTGCCCGCATTACATCCCTGATGGGCGCGGAGATCCTGTTTTACCCAACTGCTATAGGCTGGGCTACTTCGCAGGACGATGCAACAAATACCGAGCAATACAATGCCTGGCAAACCATTCAACGCAGCCATGCCGTAGCAAACGGCGTACACGTAGTAAGTGTAAACCGCGTTGGGCTGGAACAAAATGGCCTCATGAAGTTCTGGGGTGGGTCTTTTGTAGCTAATCCGTTCGGAACTGTAATGTATCAGGCTTCGCCCGATAAAGAAGAAGTGCATGTGATGGAACTGAATACTGAGTTGAGCGATCGTTACCGTACGCACTGGCCATTTATGCGCGACCGCAGAATTGATTCCTACCAACCTATAACAAAGCGGTATATTGACGAAGACTAG
- a CDS encoding agmatine deiminase family protein produces the protein MKTPKELGYYFPAEFAPHTATWLSWPHKEASWPGKIETIYPFYSQFIKEVAKSEEVCINVVDDAMKAFAIKSLTEAGADLGKIKFFIHPTNDAWCRDHGPAFLINPNADIKKVIVDWGYNAWGNKYPPYDLDDVIPTLIGKHYNIPVYHPGIVMEGGSVEFNGQGTLLTSTACLLNPNRNPHLNQQQIEEYLYNYYGVEQVLWVDEGIVGDDTDGHIDDTVRFVNANTVLTVVEENKQDENYDLLQHNLRQLKQMRLLNGQQLNVIELPMPDAIEYEGQRLPASYANFYIANAAVIVPTYRCANDDKALQIIQQSFPDRKVTGIDSTDIIWGLGSFHCLSQQEPAV, from the coding sequence ATGAAGACACCCAAAGAATTAGGCTATTACTTTCCAGCAGAATTTGCTCCGCATACAGCTACCTGGCTGAGCTGGCCGCATAAAGAAGCATCGTGGCCCGGTAAGATTGAAACGATTTATCCTTTTTACAGTCAGTTTATAAAAGAAGTGGCAAAAAGCGAAGAGGTGTGCATCAATGTTGTAGACGATGCCATGAAAGCCTTTGCTATTAAAAGTCTTACCGAAGCAGGCGCCGACCTGGGTAAGATCAAATTCTTTATTCATCCAACCAACGATGCCTGGTGCCGCGATCATGGTCCGGCGTTTTTGATAAACCCTAATGCAGATATCAAAAAGGTGATCGTTGACTGGGGGTATAATGCCTGGGGTAATAAGTATCCGCCCTATGACCTGGATGATGTAATTCCTACCTTAATTGGTAAACACTATAATATTCCGGTATACCATCCCGGTATTGTAATGGAAGGAGGTTCGGTAGAATTTAACGGACAGGGCACTTTGTTAACGTCAACGGCCTGTTTGCTGAATCCCAACCGTAACCCGCATTTGAACCAGCAGCAGATAGAAGAGTACCTGTATAACTATTATGGTGTGGAGCAGGTATTGTGGGTTGATGAAGGCATTGTAGGTGATGATACCGACGGCCACATCGATGATACTGTCCGTTTTGTAAATGCCAATACCGTTTTAACGGTGGTGGAAGAAAATAAACAGGATGAGAATTACGACTTGCTGCAACATAATTTGCGTCAGTTAAAACAAATGCGGTTGTTAAATGGCCAGCAATTGAATGTGATAGAGCTGCCTATGCCAGATGCCATTGAATACGAAGGACAGCGTTTGCCGGCTTCCTATGCGAATTTTTATATTGCCAATGCGGCAGTGATTGTTCCTACCTATCGCTGCGCCAATGATGATAAAGCATTGCAGATCATTCAACAAAGCTTCCCTGATCGTAAAGTAACCGGGATCGATTCTACAGATATCATCTGGGGATTGGGCAGTTTCCACTGTTTAAGTCAACAAGAGCCTGCAGTTTAG
- a CDS encoding NAD(P)/FAD-dependent oxidoreductase → MQISIWEKESFYAPKDVIIVGSGLVGLWCAWHLKKNDPELSVAIIDRGIIPTGASTRNAGFACFGSVTELADDAERFGEESMLQLVEMRYKGLQRIRKEFKESAIDFELCGGYELFHEPPMEKIPILEYQIDRLNTLLHDITGKKRTFKRADDKINKLGLHEVDQLIENKMEGYLHSGKLCQALLQAVQSMGVTVLNAIEINGFEKVNDHIELYTNQFVNFKAGKVLICTNAFARQLLPDLDIVPARGQVLVTSPIKNLPLKGTFHFDAGYYYFRNLGNRVLLGGARNKAFAEEATTELTITDTIQQELEYFLSTYILPGYEYTITDRWSGIMGMGNEKLPIVKTISPQVFCAVRMSGMGVALAPVIGEQMAKLLNS, encoded by the coding sequence ATGCAAATATCAATTTGGGAAAAAGAAAGTTTTTATGCACCAAAAGATGTGATCATTGTGGGCAGCGGACTGGTGGGCCTTTGGTGCGCCTGGCATCTTAAAAAAAACGATCCTGAATTGTCTGTTGCCATTATTGACCGGGGCATTATTCCCACCGGGGCCAGTACCCGCAATGCCGGTTTCGCCTGCTTTGGCAGCGTTACCGAACTGGCTGATGATGCCGAACGCTTTGGGGAAGAGAGCATGCTGCAACTGGTTGAAATGCGTTATAAAGGACTGCAACGCATCCGCAAGGAATTTAAAGAATCGGCTATCGACTTTGAACTGTGCGGCGGCTATGAATTATTTCATGAGCCACCTATGGAGAAGATCCCCATCCTGGAGTATCAAATAGATCGGCTAAACACCCTACTGCACGACATCACCGGCAAAAAAAGAACCTTTAAACGGGCTGATGATAAAATAAACAAACTGGGTTTACACGAGGTAGACCAATTGATCGAAAACAAAATGGAAGGCTATCTGCACTCCGGCAAACTTTGCCAGGCATTGTTACAGGCCGTACAATCCATGGGCGTAACCGTATTGAATGCGATCGAGATCAATGGGTTTGAAAAAGTAAACGATCATATAGAACTCTACACCAACCAGTTTGTAAATTTCAAAGCAGGCAAGGTACTCATCTGCACCAATGCTTTTGCGCGGCAGTTATTACCCGATCTTGATATTGTTCCCGCGCGCGGACAGGTACTCGTTACCTCCCCTATTAAAAACTTACCACTCAAAGGCACATTCCATTTTGATGCCGGTTATTATTATTTCCGCAACCTCGGCAATCGCGTATTATTAGGCGGCGCCCGCAATAAAGCATTTGCCGAAGAAGCCACTACCGAACTCACCATCACCGATACTATTCAACAGGAACTGGAATATTTTCTCAGCACCTATATTCTTCCCGGCTATGAATACACCATCACCGATCGCTGGAGTGGTATTATGGGTATGGGTAATGAAAAACTGCCTATCGTAAAAACAATTTCACCACAAGTTTTTTGTGCGGTTAGAATGAGTGGGATGGGGGTTGCTTTAGCTCCTGTTATTGGTGAACAGATGGCTAAGTTACTTAATTCGTAG
- a CDS encoding four helix bundle protein, producing the protein MAAFKTFEEIEAWKKSRILCSKIHSLTITTDLARDYKLKDQINGSSGSIMDNIAEGFGRGGNKEFIQFLAISLGSVSESMSQLYRLLDRNYINKPLFTELYSLCNEIKKMILSLINYIKRSTLKGIKFNTNNTNPEP; encoded by the coding sequence ATGGCTGCTTTTAAAACCTTTGAAGAGATCGAGGCGTGGAAAAAATCTAGAATACTCTGCTCTAAAATTCACTCACTTACCATCACAACTGATTTAGCAAGAGATTATAAATTAAAAGACCAAATTAATGGCTCCAGCGGTTCCATTATGGATAATATTGCAGAAGGCTTTGGAAGAGGTGGAAATAAGGAGTTCATTCAATTTTTAGCTATTTCGCTAGGTTCTGTTTCCGAAAGCATGTCACAATTATATCGCCTTTTAGATAGAAACTATATCAATAAGCCTCTTTTCACTGAATTATACTCCCTATGCAATGAAATTAAAAAAATGATTCTCAGCCTTATCAATTACATTAAAAGAAGTACCCTTAAAGGAATAAAATTCAATACCAACAATACAAACCCTGAACCATAA
- a CDS encoding DUF6934 family protein — protein sequence MKYDRYEFIAGESFMFYKFESDGPKGKVTKLIHFTEMELKGFL from the coding sequence ATGAAATACGATAGGTATGAATTTATAGCTGGCGAAAGTTTTATGTTCTATAAATTTGAGAGTGATGGACCAAAGGGAAAAGTTACAAAGCTTATACATTTTACTGAAATGGAACTAAAAGGTTTTTTATAA
- a CDS encoding universal stress protein, with protein MKKLLVPTDFSDTSKNAAMFAAQMAADIQNAKIILIHVSDKITGGSDGSPLTEDDDDRRVILSQALDQLKEELLAVAPTAPIEFAMEKGSSLVETLTRYVRHQAIDMVVMGITGATRLEQIFMGSNTLDMAKEGVCPVLIIPPDAKYRTIKNVVLASDFKEVDVTIPVAPLKATLDLFKPALHIVNVDSEHYVELTDEYKAERKKLETMLKDYKPEFSFIRQYDFFDAISQFVEDRNIDLIFIIPKDRSFVPSLFKTSHTKRLAYHSHVPIVAIHE; from the coding sequence ATGAAGAAACTGCTTGTACCGACTGACTTCTCCGACACATCAAAGAACGCAGCTATGTTTGCTGCGCAAATGGCCGCAGACATTCAAAACGCCAAGATTATATTAATTCATGTGTCTGATAAGATCACAGGTGGCTCAGACGGTTCACCGCTGACTGAAGATGATGATGACCGCCGGGTTATATTATCTCAGGCGCTGGACCAGTTAAAAGAAGAACTGTTGGCCGTAGCACCAACGGCGCCCATTGAGTTTGCAATGGAAAAAGGTTCATCCCTGGTGGAGACCTTAACGCGCTATGTTCGCCATCAGGCTATTGACATGGTAGTGATGGGTATTACCGGCGCAACCCGCCTCGAACAGATCTTTATGGGCAGCAACACCCTCGATATGGCCAAGGAAGGGGTTTGCCCGGTATTGATCATTCCGCCTGATGCAAAATACCGCACTATTAAAAACGTGGTACTGGCCAGCGACTTTAAAGAAGTAGATGTTACCATTCCGGTGGCTCCGCTGAAGGCTACGCTCGACCTGTTTAAACCAGCCCTGCATATTGTGAATGTGGACAGCGAACACTATGTAGAGCTGACCGATGAATACAAGGCAGAAAGAAAAAAACTGGAAACCATGCTCAAGGATTATAAACCTGAGTTCTCTTTCATCAGGCAGTATGATTTCTTTGACGCCATCAGCCAGTTCGTGGAAGATAGAAATATCGATCTGATCTTTATTATCCCAAAAGACCGGTCATTTGTACCCAGTCTGTTCAAAACCAGCCATACAAAAAGACTGGCCTATCACAGCCACGTTCCTATTGTAGCGATACACGAATAA
- the bshB1 gene encoding bacillithiol biosynthesis deacetylase BshB1 → MKLDLLAIGVHPDDVELSCSGTLINEIKRGKKGGIIDLTQGELGTRGTIETRYAEAADAARIMGVEVRVNLKMRDGFFRNDEEHQLKLIQAIRTYQPEVVLANALDDRHPDHGRAGQLIATSCFLSGLAKIETTDESGKPQPRWRPKYVLHYLQDWYHEPDLLVDITDVFDQRMEAILAYKTQFFNNVDGHEGPQTYISSPDFLDSVTGRARMMGKRIGVKYAEGYVSEKKIGISNLDALLQIET, encoded by the coding sequence ATGAAACTGGATTTACTGGCCATTGGCGTTCATCCTGATGATGTGGAACTGAGTTGCTCGGGTACCTTGATTAATGAAATTAAGCGAGGCAAGAAGGGCGGAATTATTGATCTTACCCAGGGTGAACTGGGCACCAGGGGCACCATTGAAACCCGTTATGCAGAAGCGGCCGACGCTGCCCGGATCATGGGGGTGGAGGTACGCGTGAACCTGAAAATGCGGGACGGCTTTTTCCGTAATGATGAAGAACATCAACTAAAGCTGATACAGGCCATCAGGACCTATCAACCTGAAGTGGTGCTGGCAAATGCCCTGGACGACCGGCATCCCGATCATGGCCGTGCCGGCCAGCTGATAGCTACCTCCTGTTTTTTGTCAGGACTGGCAAAAATTGAAACCACCGACGAGAGCGGTAAACCACAACCCCGCTGGCGCCCTAAATATGTGTTGCATTATTTGCAGGACTGGTACCACGAACCCGATCTGCTGGTAGACATAACCGATGTATTTGACCAGCGCATGGAGGCCATCCTGGCCTACAAGACCCAGTTCTTCAACAATGTAGATGGACATGAAGGGCCACAAACCTATATTTCTTCCCCCGATTTTCTGGATAGTGTAACCGGTCGCGCCCGCATGATGGGTAAGCGCATTGGCGTAAAATACGCCGAAGGGTATGTTAGCGAAAAGAAAATTGGCATCAGTAACCTGGATGCTTTGCTGCAGATAGAAACTTAG
- a CDS encoding DUF4197 domain-containing protein — protein sequence MKRIIQLLSCVLLLSALSGCESTQQIIKTIQENYPATAVGGQLSTSDIAAGLKQALEVGAQNSSNQLSALDGFFKNAAIKILLPEEAQKVEKTLRDLGMGSLVDKAVLSLNRAAEDATKSAAPIFLDAIKTMTIQDALGILKGGDFAATNYLKTKTTSALTSAFKPVIQQSLDKVSATKYWGDVFTTYNKFATNKINPDLSGFVTDKAITGIFYQVSLEEQKIRKDPVSRVTDLLKKVFGSKEAQGS from the coding sequence ATGAAAAGAATTATCCAATTATTATCCTGTGTATTACTACTCTCCGCACTCTCCGGCTGCGAAAGTACGCAGCAGATCATTAAAACCATTCAGGAGAATTATCCGGCAACTGCAGTGGGCGGACAATTATCCACTTCCGACATTGCAGCGGGCTTAAAACAAGCCCTGGAAGTAGGCGCCCAGAATTCTTCCAACCAGCTGTCGGCCCTGGACGGGTTCTTTAAAAATGCCGCGATCAAGATATTATTACCCGAGGAGGCTCAGAAGGTAGAAAAGACCCTGCGCGACCTGGGAATGGGCAGCCTGGTTGATAAAGCCGTTTTATCGCTGAACCGGGCCGCTGAAGATGCCACCAAATCTGCCGCACCCATCTTTTTAGATGCTATTAAAACCATGACCATCCAGGATGCGCTGGGTATTTTGAAAGGCGGAGATTTTGCCGCAACCAACTATCTGAAAACAAAGACCACTTCGGCCTTAACTTCAGCCTTCAAACCTGTTATTCAACAGTCGCTGGATAAAGTAAGCGCCACCAAGTACTGGGGAGATGTGTTTACTACCTATAATAAATTTGCCACCAATAAGATCAATCCCGATTTAAGTGGTTTTGTAACTGATAAAGCCATCACCGGTATTTTTTACCAGGTAAGCCTGGAAGAACAAAAGATCCGGAAGGATCCTGTTTCTCGTGTAACTGATCTGTTGAAGAAGGTTTTCGGAAGTAAAGAAGCGCAGGGTTCTTAG
- a CDS encoding LysR substrate-binding domain-containing protein yields the protein MLSYSHEVFFEVATNLSFSKAADILYISQPAITKHIQSLEKHYKISLFERKGNSVSLTSEGKILLEYVVKGRELQRQLEFDISKQKDLQLAKGSFTLGTSTTISLYVIPPVFSAFHQQYPNIDLKLVNRNSENILKALLDHEIDLAITEGRNTITSVKYQFFLTDEVIPVCSAKSSLVKKKNIAPDELKTIPVALRERGSGTLSAVTEALQKCKLSIADLQHKIVLGGTEALKNFLLDDTCLGFLPLRSVARQLKNGELVRLTIPGLTIHRSFYFMQRRGSEADRINQLFIKLATSHYNKKL from the coding sequence ATGCTTAGTTACAGTCACGAAGTATTTTTCGAGGTAGCCACTAACCTCAGCTTTTCAAAAGCTGCCGATATCCTGTACATCAGTCAGCCTGCAATTACCAAACACATTCAGTCGCTCGAAAAACATTATAAGATCAGTTTGTTTGAACGCAAAGGCAATAGCGTATCACTCACCAGCGAAGGAAAGATCCTGCTTGAATATGTGGTAAAAGGCCGCGAACTGCAACGCCAGCTGGAGTTCGACATCAGCAAACAAAAAGACCTGCAACTGGCCAAAGGATCGTTTACCCTGGGTACCAGCACTACTATATCTTTATACGTCATTCCCCCTGTTTTTTCCGCCTTTCACCAGCAATACCCCAATATCGATCTGAAGCTGGTGAACCGCAACTCCGAAAACATATTAAAGGCCCTGCTGGATCATGAAATTGACCTGGCGATTACCGAAGGCCGCAATACCATTACTTCGGTGAAATACCAGTTCTTTTTAACAGATGAAGTAATCCCGGTGTGCAGCGCCAAAAGCAGCCTGGTAAAGAAAAAAAACATTGCCCCCGATGAGTTAAAAACCATACCGGTAGCCCTACGCGAAAGAGGTTCGGGCACCTTATCGGCCGTAACAGAAGCTTTACAAAAATGTAAACTCAGCATAGCCGACCTGCAACACAAAATTGTTTTAGGCGGCACCGAAGCGTTGAAGAATTTCCTGCTCGACGATACCTGTCTCGGCTTTTTACCATTGCGTTCAGTAGCGCGGCAACTGAAAAACGGTGAACTGGTTCGGTTAACCATTCCTGGTTTAACCATACATCGTTCCTTTTATTTTATGCAACGCCGCGGCTCCGAAGCAGACCGTATCAATCAACTCTTTATAAAACTCGCCACCAGCCATTATAACAAAAAGTTATAG
- a CDS encoding threonine synthase, whose amino-acid sequence MKTVHTLTSLTQLTCSQCGQAYSAFEPQTFSTCCNKPLVAQYNLAEVPEKTVLYNREATMWRYKEVLPVFEEENMVSLGEGMTPILELKRLQSAYELPNLFLKDESKNPTGSFKARGLSAAVSKAKEFGFHTCIIPTAGNAGGALAAYCAKADIKAIVVMPRHTPQVFKDECELYGAELILVDGLISDCAKKVAQLKETINCFDISTMKEPYRLEGKKTMGYEIAEQFNWTLPDVILYPTGGGTGLIGMWKAFKEMQQMGWIGAKLPRLYAIQAENCQPVVQTWLGLQPNAKNYIGQPSLANGLAVPNPFAEDMMLKALRESKGQPLAVSDDDMVAAVKEIAKKEGLIIAPEGGALWKGLLQLVQEGTVQRAERILLLNTGSGYKYLENIL is encoded by the coding sequence ATGAAAACAGTACACACACTTACATCCTTAACACAACTGACCTGTTCGCAATGCGGACAAGCATACAGTGCATTTGAGCCGCAAACCTTTTCAACCTGCTGTAATAAACCGCTGGTTGCGCAATACAACCTGGCAGAAGTTCCTGAAAAAACGGTGCTGTATAACCGGGAAGCCACCATGTGGCGATACAAGGAAGTGCTACCGGTATTTGAAGAAGAGAACATGGTGAGTTTGGGCGAAGGAATGACACCCATTCTTGAACTAAAACGGTTACAGTCTGCCTACGAATTACCCAACCTGTTTTTAAAGGATGAATCAAAAAACCCAACGGGTTCCTTTAAAGCAAGAGGGTTAAGCGCCGCCGTTTCCAAAGCAAAAGAATTCGGGTTTCATACCTGTATAATACCAACTGCGGGTAATGCCGGTGGAGCGCTCGCAGCTTACTGCGCCAAGGCAGATATTAAAGCTATTGTAGTAATGCCGCGCCATACGCCACAGGTGTTTAAAGATGAGTGTGAGTTATACGGGGCCGAACTGATTTTAGTGGATGGGCTCATCAGCGATTGTGCGAAAAAAGTAGCCCAGCTAAAAGAAACTATCAATTGCTTCGATATTTCAACCATGAAAGAACCTTACCGCCTGGAAGGCAAGAAGACCATGGGCTATGAAATAGCCGAGCAGTTCAACTGGACTTTACCCGATGTGATCCTCTACCCCACCGGTGGCGGCACCGGATTGATCGGGATGTGGAAGGCGTTTAAAGAAATGCAACAAATGGGCTGGATCGGCGCCAAACTCCCCCGCCTGTATGCCATACAAGCAGAGAATTGCCAGCCCGTAGTACAAACCTGGCTGGGCTTACAACCCAATGCAAAAAATTACATTGGTCAGCCTTCACTGGCTAACGGACTGGCAGTGCCGAATCCATTTGCAGAAGACATGATGCTGAAAGCGTTGCGCGAATCAAAAGGGCAACCACTCGCTGTAAGCGATGATGATATGGTGGCAGCGGTTAAAGAAATTGCCAAAAAAGAAGGATTGATCATTGCTCCTGAAGGCGGCGCTTTATGGAAAGGATTGTTACAGCTGGTGCAGGAAGGAACGGTTCAACGGGCAGAAAGAATATTGCTACTTAATACAGGTTCCGGTTATAAATACCTTGAAAATATTTTGTAA
- a CDS encoding serine hydrolase domain-containing protein, with translation MKKFIRVIVTIILVIIVAFSAYAVISGRTYLFEAVWYNFANIDDYEKFTNNTVVTGEPQPWNLSKDYNKNPLPIALKKKLEDLETVAVLAIKNDSILYEFYWDGYSDSSLSGSFSMAKSITSLLIGAAVKEGKIQSLQEPVGDFLPEFRTGDKAKVRIIDLLTMSSGSNWDESYANPFSVTTELYYGHNAYKTATGISIIHPPGTLHAYKSGDTQLLGLLLEKATGKSLSAYASEKLWQPMGAEHAALWSTDMIGGSEKAYCCFNSNARDFARLGQLMLDSGRWKGNEIIPMDYYLNSIKPCNIPDNSGLRCNYYGYQWWIIPSKPDIFYARGILGQYVIVIPSKKTVIVRLGKKRADEKIDNAPAEVDALIRWGLLF, from the coding sequence ATGAAAAAGTTTATTCGCGTAATTGTGACCATTATTCTGGTGATAATTGTGGCTTTCAGCGCCTATGCAGTTATCTCGGGCCGGACTTATTTGTTTGAGGCCGTATGGTACAATTTTGCCAATATCGACGACTACGAAAAGTTCACCAATAATACCGTGGTAACGGGTGAACCGCAGCCCTGGAACCTTTCTAAAGACTACAATAAGAACCCACTGCCCATTGCCCTGAAGAAAAAGCTCGAAGACCTGGAAACCGTGGCGGTGCTGGCTATTAAGAACGATTCCATCCTGTATGAATTTTACTGGGACGGTTACAGCGATTCGTCCTTGTCGGGTTCATTTTCCATGGCCAAAAGCATTACCAGTCTGCTGATAGGGGCGGCAGTAAAAGAAGGGAAAATACAGTCGTTGCAGGAACCGGTGGGTGATTTTTTGCCCGAGTTCAGAACCGGCGATAAAGCCAAAGTGCGCATTATTGACCTGTTGACCATGAGCAGCGGCAGTAACTGGGATGAATCCTATGCCAATCCATTTTCGGTGACCACCGAGCTATATTATGGCCACAACGCCTATAAAACCGCCACCGGCATTTCCATTATACACCCGCCAGGTACGCTGCATGCCTACAAATCGGGCGATACCCAGTTGTTGGGACTGTTACTGGAAAAAGCCACCGGTAAATCGCTCAGCGCCTATGCCTCGGAAAAATTGTGGCAGCCAATGGGGGCCGAGCATGCCGCCCTGTGGAGCACCGACATGATTGGCGGGAGCGAAAAAGCCTATTGTTGCTTTAATTCCAATGCCCGCGATTTTGCCCGGTTGGGCCAGCTGATGCTGGACAGTGGCCGCTGGAAAGGCAACGAGATCATTCCCATGGATTATTACCTGAACTCCATAAAACCATGCAATATCCCCGATAACAGCGGACTGCGCTGTAATTACTACGGCTACCAGTGGTGGATCATTCCCAGCAAACCCGACATCTTTTATGCCCGCGGCATTCTGGGCCAGTATGTAATTGTAATTCCTTCCAAAAAAACGGTTATCGTACGATTGGGGAAAAAACGGGCCGATGAAAAGATCGATAACGCCCCGGCGGAGGTGGATGCGCTTATCCGGTGGGGATTATTGTTCTGA
- the lpdA gene encoding dihydrolipoyl dehydrogenase encodes MAYDVVVLGSGPGGYVAAIRASQLGFKTAIIEKEALGGICLNWGCIPTKALLKSAQVFEYIKHSKDYGIEATGTPDFSAVIKRSRGVADKMSKGVQFLMKKNKIDVIMGFGKLKAKGQIEVTNEGKAQIVEATNIILATGGRSRELPSLKIDGKKIIGYREAMVLPTQPKSMIVVGSGAIGVEFGYFYATLGTKVTIVEFMDRIVPVEDEEISKELAKNFKKNGIEIMTSSEVTSVDTSGNGVKAKVKTKDGEVTLEADVVLSAVGVAANIEGIGLETLGVKTEKGKIAVDKYYKTNVPGIYAIGDCVPGQALAHVASKEGIICVENIAYGEKKYAHQPEALDYGNVPGCTYCTPEVASVGLTEKQAKDAGYEIKVGKFPLSAAGKATAAGHNEGFIKVIFDAKYGEWLGTHMIGYNVTEMIAETVVARKLETTYHEVLDSIHPHPTMSENIKEAIEVAYGEAIHI; translated from the coding sequence ATGGCATACGACGTAGTAGTTCTCGGAAGCGGCCCCGGCGGATATGTGGCAGCTATCCGGGCATCTCAACTGGGATTCAAAACCGCAATCATTGAAAAGGAAGCGCTGGGTGGTATTTGTTTGAACTGGGGCTGTATTCCCACCAAAGCCCTGCTGAAAAGCGCCCAGGTTTTTGAATACATTAAGCACTCAAAAGATTATGGTATCGAAGCCACTGGCACCCCTGATTTTTCGGCAGTAATCAAGCGCAGCCGCGGTGTAGCCGATAAAATGAGCAAGGGTGTTCAGTTTTTGATGAAGAAAAACAAGATCGACGTGATCATGGGCTTCGGAAAACTGAAAGCCAAAGGTCAGATTGAAGTAACCAATGAGGGCAAAGCGCAGATCGTTGAAGCAACAAATATCATTCTGGCTACCGGTGGTCGCAGCCGCGAACTGCCAAGCCTGAAAATAGATGGCAAAAAGATCATTGGCTATCGCGAAGCTATGGTGTTGCCCACGCAGCCCAAAAGCATGATCGTGGTAGGTAGTGGCGCCATTGGGGTTGAATTTGGCTACTTCTACGCCACCCTGGGTACTAAAGTAACCATCGTTGAATTCATGGACCGCATCGTTCCTGTTGAAGACGAAGAAATTTCAAAAGAACTGGCAAAGAACTTCAAGAAGAATGGCATCGAGATCATGACCAGCTCTGAAGTTACCAGTGTTGATACCAGCGGCAACGGCGTTAAAGCCAAAGTAAAAACCAAAGATGGTGAAGTTACCCTCGAAGCTGATGTTGTACTGAGCGCTGTAGGTGTAGCTGCCAACATTGAAGGTATTGGCCTGGAAACACTCGGCGTAAAAACTGAGAAAGGCAAAATTGCTGTAGACAAATATTACAAAACCAACGTACCAGGCATTTACGCTATCGGTGACTGCGTTCCTGGTCAGGCATTGGCGCACGTGGCTTCTAAAGAAGGTATCATTTGCGTTGAAAACATTGCCTACGGTGAAAAGAAATATGCTCACCAACCCGAAGCACTGGATTACGGTAACGTACCAGGTTGTACTTATTGCACACCTGAAGTTGCTTCAGTTGGTTTGACCGAAAAACAGGCTAAAGATGCCGGTTATGAAATTAAAGTAGGTAAATTCCCATTAAGCGCTGCCGGTAAAGCTACTGCTGCCGGGCACAACGAAGGTTTCATAAAAGTTATCTTCGATGCTAAATACGGCGAATGGCTGGGTACGCACATGATCGGTTACAACGTTACCGAAATGATCGCCGAAACTGTAGTTGCCCGCAAACTGGAAACTACTTACCACGAAGTACTGGATAGCATCCACCCTCACCCAACTATGAGTGAGAATATTAAGGAAGCTATTGAAGTGGCTTATGGGGAAGCGATTCACATCTAA